In Pseudobythopirellula maris, the genomic stretch CGGTGGTGCTGCTGGCGCTCGTGCCGCTGGCCTTCCCCCCCTTCGGCATGATCTACTGGGGGGGCGTCGTGGCGATCGCCCTGCTGCTCGTCTACGAGCACCGGCTGGTCCGCCCTGACGACCTCAGCCGCGTGAACCTCGCGTTCTTTCATGTGAACGCCGTGGTGAGCCTCGGATTGTTGGTCATCGGAACTGTCGACTTACTGGTATAAGAAACACGCAAAGGCGCGAAGGCGCAGAGAGACTTCGACCAAAGTCCTTTGCGTCTTCGCGCCTTTGCGTGAGACATCAATCGTTTGAAGAACCGCACAGATGCTTAGAACTTCCTCCGAAATCCTGGCCCCCATCCGCGAAAAGGTCGAAGCCGGCGAGCGCCTGTCGTTCGACGACGGCCTCGTGCTCGAGTCGCCCGAGGCGCCGCTGCCCGAGGTGGGCGAGCTGGCCAACTTGGTGCGCGAGCGTAAGAACGGCAACGCCGGCTACTACAACATCAACACGCACCTGAACGCGACGAACATCTGCGTCTACCGCTGCTCGTTCTGCGCGTTCCGCAGTGACCTGCGCCAGGCCAAGGGCTACTGGATGCAGGACGACGCGATCCTCGAGCGCGGCCGTGAGGCGGTAGAGAACGGCTGCACCGAGATGCACATCGTCGGCGGCCTGCACCACCAGGCGAAGTACGACTGGTACCGCAAGGTGGTGAGCCTGCTGCACGACAACTACCCCGATCTGCACCTGAAGGCGTGGACGCCGGTCGAGATCGACTGGTTTGCGCGGCTCACCAAGAAGCCGATCAGCTGGGTGCTCGAGGACCAGCGCGAGGCGGGCCTCGGCAGCATGCCGGGCGGCGGGGCCGAGATCTTCCATCCCGAGATCCGCAGCAAGATCTGCGAGCACAAGGCCGACTCCGGCCGCTGGTTCGAGACCCACCGCACGGCCCACCAGCTGGGCCTGAGGACCAACTGCACGATGCTGTACGGCCACATCGAGCAGCCGCGGCACCGGATCGACCACCTCATCCGCCTGCGTGAGCAACAGGACGAGTCGCTGGCGGCTGGTTCGGACGGGTTCCAGACGTTCATCCCGCTCTCCTACCATCCGGAGAACAACAAGCTCGGCGAAGAGAACAACCTGCGCAAGCCGTCGGGGCTGATGGACCTGAGGCAGATGGCGGTCGCCCGGCTGATGCTCGACAACATCGACCACATCAAGGCGTACTGGATCATGCTGGGGATCGGCACGGCCCAGGTGGCGCTCTCCTACGGCGCCGACGACATCGACGGCACGGTGCGGCACGAGTTGATCTACCACGACGCCGGCGCCACGACGCCCGAGGTAATGGGCGTCAGCGAGATCGAGCGGATCATCCGCGAGGCGGGCCGCGAACCGATCGAACGCGACACGCTTTACCGCCGCGTGGAACGCAGCGGCGAGGGCTGGTCGGTCGGCGAGAAGATCACCGCCGAGGCGTGAGGCGGTAGAGCTGTTAGCTATTGGCTGCTGGCCGTTGGCCACGCGCTGCGACCTGTAGGGAACGCCCTCTGTGGCGTTCCGGCCCCGGGTACACGCCCGTCCGCCGGGGTTCGGAACGCCACAGAGGGCGTTCCGCACAGAATGTAGGCCCCACTCATAAAAAAACCCGCTGCCGGGCATCGCCCGGCAGCGGGTTTTTATTGGTACAGCTGATCCGGCGAGCTATCGGGCTCACGGGAAGCTGATGACGTTCTCCACGTCCTCGACATCGTCGAGGTTGTCCGAGGCGATCTTGATCACCACGTCGGTGCCGGCGCTGCCGTCGACGTCGATCTCGCAACGCTTGACGTTGAGGATGGCGATCAGGTCGAGGAAGAAACCGGCGTCTTCGGCGTCGATGTTCAGGTCGTCGCTCGGGCGCGAGGTGCCGGCGACTGTGAAGCCGTCGAGGATGAAACGCGTGCCGAAGCCCTGGAAGACCGTCGTCAGGGCGATGAAGCCCGAACCGACGATCTCAACGTCGTCGCCCTCGTCGTCGATCACGACGGCGGCCTGAGAAGCGGTCGTGGGGAGCGCCACCATGCCAACGGCCATGGTGAGCATAAGAGCTGCTCTAAGAATCATCGCGTCTCCTTCGGTAGATCAGGGGGAGAAACAGGCTGTTTGGTTAAAATGAAGATTCAAAAAAGCCTAGTCACGATAGGTGGTCTGGGTCTTTTGCCCGGAATATACCAACGCTTCGTGACCCCGCAACCCAGCAGAGACGAGAAACCAGGAAGTCCACGTAAGATGCGCCTAGCATTAGATTCGCTAATAGAAGTGCCCCCCCCACACCCCACACGAACACACTAAGTGCTGTTATCGCGATCGAGAGTGGCCCTCGCGCTGATGCGACCGTTTAGAAGATGCAGCTTCCGTGAAGCCGCTACGCCGCGGTGGCGGGCTCGAGTTTCGAGAGGTGATGCTCGGCGTGCAGCACCTGCAGGCCCTGCCAGGTTTCAACCGACAAGCCCGCGGCCAGTGGATTGGGCGGCAATTTGCCCGAGAAATCGCGCGCCTCGCGCATCAGGGCGATGCACGCCTCGATCCGCTCCGGGTCGTCCTCGGCATAGTCTTCCGGGATAAACTCGGCGGGCGCCTTGGCCCCGTTGGGCATCCAGTGCCGCCAAACCATGTACTCCACGAGCAGCCGCGCGATGCTCACCCGCAGGATCCAGGGCAACGGCTTCGTCCCGCCATGGAGCCCGGCGTGCATTGTCTTACGCAGGTGCTCGCAAACCTCGGTGAGGTTCCACTTCATCGTAGGAGTGTAGCCGCCGTCGCGCAGCCGCTCGATATCGGCGATGGCGTCGTCAAAAGTCGCAAACCTCAGTTGGCGTCGTGCGGGCATCGCGAGAGTGCTCCTGGTTCGAAAGGCGGGCTTGGCGGCGGACGTATTAGAACATGCATTCTATAACATTCCCTCAAGCCTACCACCAGAAGAGATGCGTGCGGCATATCGTCGCCCTTATGAACAACTAACGACCTCCATCGCCTGCTCGCCGCCCTCAGTCCCGAACAGGCGAGCCAATCCGCTTACGCCAAGCGGGGTAATCTTCCGCGAGCAATCCTTTGGCGTAAGAGCCGATCCAGGAGTAACCCACACGCCGCTCGTACTCGATCTCGGCGAGGGTATCCTTCACCACGCCGTCGCGACCGACGAACATCGGCTTGTTCGTGGCGATCTCGTAGAACCGCCCCCACAACGGGTCGCCATTGGGGTCGTCGACCACGATACGATCACGGCCACGCGACAACGAAGGGTCGTCGCGCCAGCGGACCGCCTTGCCGGTGATCTTCGCGCGCTCGAACCAATCAACGGCGCCCTCGATCGCGGCGATCACCTCGTCGGAGGGCTCCTCGACGTCCATCAGGTACTGCACGACCTCGACGCTCTCCATGCCGCTCAGCGAGGGGAGCTCGTAGGTCCGGGCGCCGGTGGGGGTTAAGTCGACCTCGTTGTGCTGTGCGCACCACACCGTGGGGCGGCCATCGACGCGCACCTGCATGCGAAGGATCGCCTCCAAGCCGCGCTCGACGGCCTGGCGGGCCTGGGCCTGCCTATCCGAGTCGACCGTGTCGAACGGCGCCGCCCCTTCGGCCACGTCGGTGAGCAGCCGCATCACGCCGATCATCGAGCCGTCGTTGAATGTGATCCGCCGCGTGTAGTTGTCCTGCAACGGGTGGATCATCGGCCAGCCGCCGTTGGGGTATTGCATCGCGTAGACGAAGTCGAGGCCGCGGTCGCGCGCCTCGCCGAAGCGCGTCTCGCCGGTGGCGGCAAAGATGTGCGAGAGCAGCCGGATCTGCGTGTAGGTGGCGCCGTTGTCGATCAGCGTCTCGCGGCGGCCGGCGTTGCGCCGCAACTCGGCGAGTTGCTCCTCGCTGTGCGGGACGGCCATGTCGACGTTCTTGCACCAGCCGCCGTTGGGGCTTTGGTAGGCGAGCACGTTGTCGCCGATCCGCTGCGCGTCGGCCCCGCCGTACCACTCGGCCGGCTGATCGAACACCCGCCACCAGCGCACGAGCTGCGTCTCTTGCGGGTCGGCGTGCTGGGCCTCGGCCCACGACGCATGACAAACGAGAAGCAACAGCAGGATGATCGGGCGGAGAAGAGTCACGTCAAAGTTCCGGGGGGGGTGAAAAAGAGCAATCAGCGATCAGCGCCCTCCCAACGTAACCGCAGACCGGGCCCCTTCCCATCGCGTACGGCCCCCGTTGTGCGAGACGGCACACCGAACTCCCTGGCCGACGGCCGCGCACCTCACCCTAAAGCGGCGGAATCTAATTCGGCTGGTCGCGTGGCGTGGGCGCCAGGCGGCCCGACATCAAGTCGAACAGCCGATCGCGGACCACGTCCACCGGCGCGGCGTAGCTCTCGGTGCGGCCGGAGCGGGCGAGGTTGAAGCCGACCACGCGGCCGTCGAGATCGACCAGCGGCCCGCCGCAGTCGATGGGACGCAGGACCGTGTCGTGCTGCATCGCGGTGGGGAAGCCGTGGCGCCGGCGGCTGAGTTTGCCGCCCATCTCGTTCTGCAGCTGGCTGCGGTTGTTCGGCCCGGGGGTGAAGCGTTCGCTGAGCGTGGCGTACACCACGAGCCGCCGCCCCTCACGCACCAGCGCCACGGCGATCTGGTCGCCCGGGTTGAAGCGTTGCACCTCGGAGCTGAGCTGCTCGTTGCTGGCGATCTCGACCCCCTCGATCGCAACGATCAGGTCGCCCGACTCGACCCCCGCCTCGTCGGCGCCGGTCCCCTTGTAAACCTCTACGATGCGGGCGCCGCTCTGACCGTCGCCGAGGTCCATCCGCACGCCGAGCACCCCGCGCTGATGACGGATCGGCCGCGGCGCTACGCTCACCACCCCCACCGCGACCGGCGCCCGACCCGAGCCGACCGTGGCGACCCAGTCGCCCGGCAACAGCTCGCTATCCGAACGGGACGAAACCGGAGAAGACAGGTCGAGCGTGTCGAGTCCCTTGGCGTCGATCTTGATGACGGCCAAGTCCCACTCGCGATCGACTCCCACCACACGGGCGTCGAGTTCACGCCCGTCGCGCAGCTTGCAGGTGAGCGGCCCGCTGAGCCGGCTCGCCTTGGTCAGCACCCAGCCGTCGGGCCCGACCACGCCGCCGAGCGCCACGCGGCGGCCGGAGCCGTAAACGCCTACCGTCGCCTTGGAGGCCTCGGCGACCGTCTCCTCGAACGCGGAGCGCACGTGCGGTCCGCTCGTGAGCCGCGACCTTGGGACCCACACTCGCTCGAGCGCGCCTTGGATCGCGTCACCCAAAGAGCCGAACGAGAGCGCGGGAGGAACGCCCTCTTCGGTGCCCTTCTCTTCGGTGCTCTCTTGTACTCCATCAACCTCTTCACCCGATGCCGCCCCGTCGTCGGCTGCTCCCTCGGGGGAGCCGTCTCCCGCGGGCTCGACGTCCTCGGACGGCTG encodes the following:
- a CDS encoding DUF1569 domain-containing protein encodes the protein MPARRQLRFATFDDAIADIERLRDGGYTPTMKWNLTEVCEHLRKTMHAGLHGGTKPLPWILRVSIARLLVEYMVWRHWMPNGAKAPAEFIPEDYAEDDPERIEACIALMREARDFSGKLPPNPLAAGLSVETWQGLQVLHAEHHLSKLEPATAA
- a CDS encoding S1C family serine protease, which codes for MLALCAAFAMAVAFVAVPVERCPAQTVEAAESESPEAEALEAAEESAPTQPSEDVEPAGDGSPEGAADDGAASGEEVDGVQESTEEKGTEEGVPPALSFGSLGDAIQGALERVWVPRSRLTSGPHVRSAFEETVAEASKATVGVYGSGRRVALGGVVGPDGWVLTKASRLSGPLTCKLRDGRELDARVVGVDREWDLAVIKIDAKGLDTLDLSSPVSSRSDSELLPGDWVATVGSGRAPVAVGVVSVAPRPIRHQRGVLGVRMDLGDGQSGARIVEVYKGTGADEAGVESGDLIVAIEGVEIASNEQLSSEVQRFNPGDQIAVALVREGRRLVVYATLSERFTPGPNNRSQLQNEMGGKLSRRRHGFPTAMQHDTVLRPIDCGGPLVDLDGRVVGFNLARSGRTESYAAPVDVVRDRLFDLMSGRLAPTPRDQPN
- the pelA gene encoding pectate lyase — protein: MTLLRPIILLLLLVCHASWAEAQHADPQETQLVRWWRVFDQPAEWYGGADAQRIGDNVLAYQSPNGGWCKNVDMAVPHSEEQLAELRRNAGRRETLIDNGATYTQIRLLSHIFAATGETRFGEARDRGLDFVYAMQYPNGGWPMIHPLQDNYTRRITFNDGSMIGVMRLLTDVAEGAAPFDTVDSDRQAQARQAVERGLEAILRMQVRVDGRPTVWCAQHNEVDLTPTGARTYELPSLSGMESVEVVQYLMDVEEPSDEVIAAIEGAVDWFERAKITGKAVRWRDDPSLSRGRDRIVVDDPNGDPLWGRFYEIATNKPMFVGRDGVVKDTLAEIEYERRVGYSWIGSYAKGLLAEDYPAWRKRIGSPVRD
- the mqnE gene encoding aminofutalosine synthase MqnE → MLRTSSEILAPIREKVEAGERLSFDDGLVLESPEAPLPEVGELANLVRERKNGNAGYYNINTHLNATNICVYRCSFCAFRSDLRQAKGYWMQDDAILERGREAVENGCTEMHIVGGLHHQAKYDWYRKVVSLLHDNYPDLHLKAWTPVEIDWFARLTKKPISWVLEDQREAGLGSMPGGGAEIFHPEIRSKICEHKADSGRWFETHRTAHQLGLRTNCTMLYGHIEQPRHRIDHLIRLREQQDESLAAGSDGFQTFIPLSYHPENNKLGEENNLRKPSGLMDLRQMAVARLMLDNIDHIKAYWIMLGIGTAQVALSYGADDIDGTVRHELIYHDAGATTPEVMGVSEIERIIREAGREPIERDTLYRRVERSGEGWSVGEKITAEA